The genomic segment acaagatgcgggaagggaggctgagatggtttgggcatgtgatgaggagggacacgAATGTcctagttcgtaggtgtgagaggctagctttggatggtttcaggaggggtggaggtaggccgaagaaatgcaggagggaggtgattaggcatgacatggagcagttacagcttactaaggacagaccctagataggaagatgtggaggtcgcggataagtgTAGAAGGCTAgggagtttgggtgtggtgggtgtctttggtctgtgagtgtatgttTACTACtatgtgggtgtcttatttcttatttcttattgcttttatctatcttatttcttatttcccttatttctatttttattatgtattatttcttatctttgttaTTCCATCCATCCTGTTTCATTATTCCATTACgaccttgtttactattctttattttgagccgggggtctagcggaaacagcctctctactttttcgTTGGCAGCGGTATgtactgcgtacattttaccctccccagaccccactttgtgggaatacactgggtttgttgttgttttgtagATTCTATTCtatcatttttataaaaaacatttttcttttaaaaggaaCTTTGATAAGCCAAGAACATTTTTGCCCCCAAAATTCCAGCTTCAGTCCTGCCTTGAAGTTAAGAACCAAATACTAGTCAATGTTTTCTTGAATATCCAATCCCTCCATATTTTCGGCGATTTAAGGTTAGATAAGTGCATCGTCGTATTACCTTACTGGAAGATAATGGGTTTTTCCTGAACCAATGGTGAATTTTCAATTATCTATTTGCATTAGCTTCAAACTACTGTACTATAGCAGAAGTCTATAAATCATTACTGTCTATTGAGATGCTTCCTATCAAAATTTTCTATTTAGGGGCTCCCCTTTGCCAAACAGGAGTATTACCTCCACACTGGAAATGTCAAAAGCAGGGGCTTTCTCACAGCAGCAAGGAGCAAGGAATTTTCAATCTGGAAGTTTACCGCATTTCCGTATCTCTAACTTGCCAAAAGGAACTTCAGTCAGTAATGATGAATTCAAATATGGTTTTCCATCCGATGGCTTGTCTACTACAACTTATAGGTGGTGGGGAAACAAGAGTCCTGATCGTAATGAGGATAGCAAACTGAATGATGATAATGCCAAAAACAACACGGAGCAACCAGAAAATATAACAGAGAAATCCGAATGCCAGACAAGTGTGGATTCCAGGGGAACGACTTTACTGACTGATGTGAGGAAACGAGCTGTCAAAGAGGGGAAAGAAACGCTGAAGCTTGGGGTTTATAGAGGACGTAGTGCAAACATGCTTGATTCAACTAAACGGAAGATTCTTCATCAGGTATTCAAATCGTATTTTCGTGTCCATGGAGACATGAGTAAATGTGAATCATGACAGAGCTAGGACCAAGAATCGTCTTTTCTCGATATGATGGAATGAGCAATGACCATTTCAAGATTCACACGAAGAAGACATGTTACATCTAGATTTTAGTGCTCTATGTGGTACCAAGGCAATTTATATAAATTATCTTTTCGTTGGCTGTGACTTCGATGAGATTCTTGAACTCCCATAGGCAAAGATCAGTTACCAATATATGGATTTTTAGCTTGATCTCGATTATTTTTGGCTTAGTTTTGTTTGATGGATGTCATCTTTCTGGAATGTATGCTCCTGGAACATTTCCTTGTACTGTATGTGCTTGCTAATCAAAGGTTTACATGTAATAGTTATGGGTTCGGCAAAATCCAGTAACTTTGGTTCAAACCTTGTAGTCTATTAAAAAATCATCTAATATGAGCAAATCGGAATACTGACAAAATAGATGGGATTTGGAATGTTCGCATTTTAAGGAGGTATATTTTGGTGCAAATTTGAATTAAGCTGGTTACAATGCGAGTATCGAACGTTGGCTGAGAAactaaatgaaagaaaaacaatCAAGAGGTGTTGTTTTGAACTTGGTGCAGGAAATGAATCATCATTCTTCATCCTTGAAATCGTTAACGTACCCATGTGCAATGCCTCATCCTTTCGCCCCCACTTTGTCTGGGTGGTTTTGTGTATTGTATTGTGTTCTATTATTATATTGTGTGGTATTGTTTTCATGAATACAATAGCTGGATAGTGTATCGTTTTTCGCCATTACGTAATATTGCACGCCACCAATTTCAAGGATAAACCTACTAGAAAATGGGGTACTGGGTAGAGCTGAATACAATAGCTGGATAGTGTATCGTTTTTCACTGTTACGTAATGTTGCACACCACCAATTTCAAGGATAAACCtactaaaaaatatgatattggaTAGAGCTACGGTAAAAAGGTTGGGTaaaggataaaacaaaattattaaataaaaagtaaagacgaaatgagaaaaaaaaggtAACACGATCATACCAAACTGATTGTTATATGAAATGAGACTTTTCATTGTTACCTAATGATTGATTTAACAATAAGATACAATAAATTAggtaacaatcaaaacaaaacacTATATTTAAACTCACAGCATAATACAATACAATAGGTAACAATCAAGGTTTATAGGACGGCACAGTTGTActctattgtatttttttttttaatgaattggTGAATTTGTCAACTTGGCTCGTGAATTTAGTGGTCGTTTGGTATATGGAATATGATAAATAAGGATATTTTATGAGATTATTTTACTCAATTGTCGATATAGAATAGTAATCTCATCAATCACCATTTTAATATAAATGGGGGAATAAAATAATTCGCAAATTAATTTCACACTAAATATGAGGTGAAGTTAACCCCAAATTTTATTCAAGAAATATTATACTCAAATGACCCCTCCGATTTTAAGTGATCAGGTTTGCTCGAGGCAGTTGAGATCAATTTATGTGTTTTTGACTTTTAAGACTTTTGCCATGAATCCATTATATTTGTATACGTATGAGTTGGTATTTACTATTTGttgtaattttaataaatatttacacataaatTTCGTCGAAGGATCTGTCCTTGATAGTCGATACCATCAAATTGGCGTTGCTTTCCCCTTTTTCATTGCCTAGttttatactagtttaggtgtatgtGCCTAGCGCGTGTACCTCATTTTATTGAATTCAAAAGttacactaaatagaatatttatttaattaataaagatgaatacaataattaaattcaacgtcttttggagaatttatttaattaaacctaacctttaccaaaaaagtTTGTCAAAGtcgattgacattcatctaccacctgtaaactgcaacaaaataattcgatgatagagacatcaaagtaatataattaaatctaatttttacacaAATTTTTTCTCAAAGTCTTCTAACACTcatttaccacctgtaaactataacaaaataatacgataaaagagatatcaaaataatacaactaaacttaacatgtacacaaaaaaattctttctcaaagcagaaatataaatacaatacaattaaacctaacttttataaaaaatttctcaaagccgaccgacattcatctaccacctataaattcatctacgatctataaactacaataaaataatacaatagtgatcacaaagattctaatttgatgaaaataattttcgtctgagcaaaaattttgaccctaaagaatgacttgaatgaaaacaaagaagagatatatatacatacacgtCGAATtatattatgttgacaaaaataataaagaagttgagggttagaaaattaagcattcaccaatctagacatgcaaccgaatcaatttagatgagcatcaatcatattttttcaataagtaaatcgGTTtctctctagtttaacgtgcatttaaatatttatagaagtattttcttaatagagtcctatttaggagtatttttcaaTCCTATTTtagagatatttttttaattgatcaatacaaagaaaaatattgattgatttttcttctatatattttaggagtcctatatattttagaattttagttaatataataaaaataattaaataataaattgaagaaaatagtgaaaagacagttttgtatCTTTTAATgaagacaaaaaattcaaatcacttttc from the Capsicum annuum cultivar UCD-10X-F1 chromosome 9, UCD10Xv1.1, whole genome shotgun sequence genome contains:
- the LOC107842333 gene encoding uncharacterized protein LOC107842333 isoform X1; this encodes MNNLQGLGPISYPIHNPNPNPRPNTDPKSVSFDEVSKLFNLPLSDAAQSLGVCASVLKKICYENGLVRWPYRKVISGKSIEDIKKEALREKQERSVEFPKAAGERNDSLASSAILSFSGSPLPNRSITSTLEMSKAGAFSQQQGARNFQSGSLPHFRISNLPKGTSVSNDEFKYGFPSDGLSTTTYRWWGNKSPDRNEDSKLNDDNAKNNTEQPENITEKSECQTSVDSRGTTLLTDVRKRAVKEGKETLKLGVYRGRSANMLDSTKRKILHQVFKSYFRVHGDMSKCES
- the LOC107842333 gene encoding uncharacterized protein LOC107842333 isoform X2, translated to MNNLQGLGPISYPIHNPNPNPRPNTDPKSVSFDEVSKLFNLPLSDAAQSLGVCASVLKKICYENGLVRWPYRKVISGKSIEDIKKEALREKQERSVEFPKAAGERNDSLASSAILSFSSITSTLEMSKAGAFSQQQGARNFQSGSLPHFRISNLPKGTSVSNDEFKYGFPSDGLSTTTYRWWGNKSPDRNEDSKLNDDNAKNNTEQPENITEKSECQTSVDSRGTTLLTDVRKRAVKEGKETLKLGVYRGRSANMLDSTKRKILHQVFKSYFRVHGDMSKCES